Proteins from a single region of Bdellovibrio bacteriovorus HD100:
- the polA gene encoding DNA polymerase I: MKKIYLIDVSAMFFRAFYAIRALSSPSGVPVNAVYGFLSMMIKLLKEEKPEYLVFCYDRKEPSFRKTMYDGYKAHRTEMPDELAQQIPYIKRLADLLGVPAFEVESFEADDIIGTLTKWSRRNGMEVFIVSGDKDFGQLIEDGVTLYDTMKGVRYNAEGVFEKWGVRPDQFIDYLAIVGDASDNVPGVKGVGEKGAIKLLEQFKHVEDIYENIDKVESKSVREKLIASKDNALLSKKLVTISCDVPMPDDLEAYKLKPFKADELRAFLHELNFKSFEKSLFGTVDTTPAAAAPAAPAGPLIKTAAPSAPLSIADDVAPTIVIAKEERQFTEKSMTTRELADFLAEHQSLWGFSDMRGVFIGTESQIIQVPDHEYLGKLTDTFQVQWHGYDLKSFWHKIGAKTPVAAWDSQLAAYVLKAGDTSDFAKIYTRFMADVLPDLASPSQLYNAQLNFATTLKSQLQTVQGEKVYQELDLPLARVLLSMERLGVRIDKDLLAKQSEELAKDIAEIEKQIHEAAGESFNVGSPKQLGVILFEKLGLPAGKKTKTGYSTDEEVLLGLEHPIAKLVLQWREMSKLKSTYVDALPTMIDPKDERVHTSFNQALTTTGRLSSTQPNLQNIPIRTARGQQVRKAFIAAPRMKLLSVDYSQIELRILAHISEDPNLCKAFAEDLDIHAATAAEVFGVPLKDVTAEHRRSAKAVNFGIAYGQGAFGLAENLGISRTEAKDIIERYFNRFKNVREYIDGTIKMAHEKGYVETLFGRRRYIDELQSKNMALKKFGERAAINAPIQGTASDLVKKAMIEVFEKVPVRMLLQVHDELIFEDFEENLQKHSPQLVSIMENVMKLKVPLKVNYAIGNNWDEAH, encoded by the coding sequence ATGAAGAAAATCTACCTTATTGACGTCAGTGCCATGTTCTTTCGCGCCTTCTACGCGATTCGTGCCCTTTCGTCTCCAAGCGGAGTTCCGGTTAACGCCGTTTACGGCTTCCTTTCCATGATGATCAAACTTCTGAAAGAGGAAAAACCCGAGTATCTGGTTTTCTGCTATGACCGCAAAGAACCCTCTTTCCGAAAAACCATGTACGATGGCTACAAAGCTCACCGTACCGAGATGCCGGACGAACTGGCCCAACAAATCCCTTATATCAAAAGACTGGCAGACCTGCTGGGAGTTCCCGCATTTGAAGTCGAATCCTTCGAGGCCGATGACATCATCGGGACATTGACTAAATGGAGCCGTCGCAATGGCATGGAAGTGTTCATTGTCAGCGGCGATAAAGACTTCGGCCAGCTGATCGAAGACGGCGTCACGCTGTACGACACGATGAAGGGTGTTCGCTACAACGCTGAAGGTGTCTTTGAAAAGTGGGGTGTGCGCCCGGATCAGTTTATCGACTATCTGGCGATTGTGGGGGATGCTTCGGACAACGTTCCGGGCGTAAAGGGTGTCGGGGAAAAAGGCGCCATCAAGCTTTTGGAGCAGTTCAAACACGTCGAAGACATCTATGAAAATATCGACAAAGTTGAAAGCAAAAGCGTTCGTGAAAAGCTGATTGCCTCCAAAGACAATGCACTACTGTCCAAAAAGCTGGTGACTATTTCCTGCGACGTACCGATGCCGGATGACCTTGAGGCCTACAAACTCAAGCCGTTCAAGGCGGACGAACTGCGTGCCTTCCTGCATGAGCTGAATTTTAAATCCTTCGAAAAAAGTCTGTTTGGAACAGTGGACACGACTCCGGCAGCGGCGGCACCAGCGGCTCCGGCCGGTCCGTTGATCAAGACGGCAGCCCCCTCCGCGCCATTGAGTATTGCCGATGATGTCGCGCCGACCATCGTGATTGCCAAAGAAGAGCGTCAGTTCACTGAAAAAAGCATGACAACCCGCGAGCTGGCCGACTTCCTGGCGGAACACCAAAGCCTTTGGGGCTTTAGCGACATGCGTGGAGTCTTCATCGGAACTGAGTCCCAGATCATCCAGGTCCCTGATCATGAATATCTGGGGAAGTTGACCGACACTTTCCAAGTTCAATGGCATGGCTATGACCTGAAGTCCTTCTGGCACAAGATCGGAGCGAAAACTCCGGTGGCGGCCTGGGATTCCCAGTTGGCGGCTTATGTGTTGAAGGCCGGTGACACCTCCGATTTTGCCAAGATCTACACTCGCTTTATGGCCGATGTGTTGCCGGATTTGGCATCACCATCGCAGCTGTACAATGCTCAATTGAATTTTGCCACAACCCTGAAATCCCAGTTGCAGACCGTGCAGGGTGAAAAGGTTTATCAGGAACTGGATCTTCCATTGGCCCGTGTGCTTTTGTCCATGGAGCGTCTGGGGGTTCGCATCGACAAGGATCTTTTGGCCAAACAAAGTGAAGAGCTGGCGAAAGACATCGCAGAAATCGAAAAACAAATCCACGAAGCGGCAGGGGAGTCCTTTAACGTCGGAAGCCCGAAGCAGCTGGGCGTGATCCTGTTTGAAAAACTGGGCCTGCCTGCCGGGAAAAAAACAAAAACCGGCTATTCCACAGACGAAGAAGTGTTGTTGGGTCTGGAGCATCCGATTGCAAAACTGGTTTTGCAATGGCGTGAGATGTCCAAGCTGAAGTCCACTTACGTCGATGCCTTGCCAACCATGATTGATCCTAAAGACGAGCGCGTGCACACGAGCTTTAATCAGGCCCTGACCACCACGGGCCGTCTTTCCAGCACGCAGCCGAATTTGCAGAATATTCCAATTCGTACCGCGCGCGGCCAGCAGGTGCGCAAGGCGTTCATCGCGGCTCCGCGCATGAAGCTTCTGTCGGTGGATTATTCCCAGATTGAACTGCGCATCCTGGCGCATATTTCCGAAGACCCGAACTTGTGCAAAGCCTTTGCTGAAGACCTCGACATTCACGCGGCCACCGCAGCGGAAGTGTTTGGGGTGCCTTTGAAAGATGTGACTGCTGAACACCGTCGTTCTGCGAAGGCCGTGAACTTTGGAATTGCTTACGGTCAGGGGGCCTTCGGTCTGGCGGAAAACCTGGGTATTTCACGCACCGAAGCCAAGGATATTATCGAGCGCTATTTCAACCGCTTTAAAAACGTCCGCGAGTATATCGATGGCACCATCAAGATGGCTCACGAAAAAGGCTATGTTGAAACGCTGTTTGGACGCCGCCGTTATATCGACGAGCTTCAGTCCAAGAACATGGCTTTAAAAAAGTTCGGCGAGCGCGCCGCGATCAACGCCCCGATTCAGGGGACTGCCAGTGATCTGGTGAAAAAGGCGATGATCGAAGTGTTTGAAAAAGTGCCGGTGCGCATGCTGTTGCAGGTGCACGATGAATTGATCTTCGAGGATTTCGAGGAGAATCTGCAGAAACATTCCCCTCAGTTGGTTTCAATCATGGAAAACGTGATGAAGCTGAAAGTGCCGTTGAAGGTCAATTATGCGATCGGGAACAACTGGGACGAAGCTCACTAG
- a CDS encoding septum formation initiator family protein, whose protein sequence is MSYTQFAVGLRRFLNSPTKVALVCLLIFSVSIVVNGNAFRLWGLHRDFDRITFEIQQTRQNIAALTGQLKQAKDPSFIERQARDKLDLAGEHDLVFVFPEQ, encoded by the coding sequence ATGTCTTACACTCAGTTTGCGGTAGGTTTACGTCGATTTCTGAACAGTCCCACAAAAGTGGCGCTGGTTTGTTTGCTGATCTTTTCAGTTTCCATCGTTGTGAATGGAAATGCCTTCCGCCTGTGGGGTCTGCACCGTGATTTTGATAGAATCACATTTGAAATCCAGCAGACGCGTCAGAACATTGCGGCTCTGACCGGCCAACTTAAGCAGGCTAAGGACCCTTCCTTTATTGAGCGCCAGGCTCGCGATAAATTGGATCTGGCGGGCGAGCACGACCTGGTTTTTGTATTCCCTGAGCAATAG
- the kdsB gene encoding 3-deoxy-manno-octulosonate cytidylyltransferase translates to MKIVGVIPARFGSTRFPGKPLVNLKGRPLIQWTVEGAKKSKLLSEVIVATDHEGIKAAAEAVGVKVVMTDSDLPTGSDRINAAIKDVACDVVVNIQGDEPLVTGELIDRLAQVFVDDPKMDMATLAHPISAEELQSMNSVKVVVNCRDEALYFSRYPMPYSRMSAQEAGSMDGCLKHIGMYAYSRNFLKQFCEAPPALIEKAESLEQLRALYLGAKIKVIRVKEASVGVDTPEDLARLEKLLSSQGM, encoded by the coding sequence ATGAAAATTGTCGGTGTGATCCCCGCTCGTTTTGGCTCTACACGCTTCCCCGGAAAACCCCTGGTGAACTTGAAAGGCCGCCCCCTGATTCAGTGGACGGTTGAAGGAGCCAAGAAGTCGAAACTTCTGAGCGAGGTGATTGTCGCCACCGATCACGAAGGCATCAAAGCCGCCGCCGAAGCTGTCGGTGTTAAAGTCGTCATGACGGACAGCGATCTTCCCACCGGAAGCGACCGAATCAATGCTGCCATTAAAGATGTTGCCTGTGATGTCGTTGTCAATATCCAGGGGGATGAACCGCTGGTGACCGGCGAGTTGATTGACCGCCTGGCGCAGGTGTTTGTCGATGATCCGAAAATGGACATGGCCACGCTGGCTCATCCGATCAGTGCTGAAGAGCTGCAATCCATGAACTCGGTGAAAGTTGTTGTGAACTGCCGTGACGAGGCTCTTTATTTCAGCCGCTATCCAATGCCTTATTCCCGTATGTCGGCACAAGAGGCCGGCAGCATGGATGGTTGTCTGAAACACATCGGCATGTATGCCTATTCCAGAAATTTTTTAAAACAGTTCTGCGAAGCTCCTCCGGCCCTCATTGAAAAAGCCGAGAGTCTGGAGCAGCTGCGCGCTCTGTATTTAGGTGCAAAAATCAAAGTAATCAGAGTCAAGGAAGCCAGTGTCGGGGTGGATACTCCCGAAGATCTGGCGCGACTCGAAAAACTCTTAAGCTCACAGGGGATGTAA
- the yihA gene encoding ribosome biogenesis GTP-binding protein YihA/YsxC: MPKTIQFIKSAVLEKDFPVHKKAEVAIAGRSNAGKSSFINALTKNKIAKVSSTPGKTRLLNFFELDQSYVMVDMPGYGFAARSGDEMREWHRMIETYLMNREQLRGLLLVMDIRRSWTEDEELLKEFSERRGFPLAVVLTKADKMSRSQMLQAVAKVKKASGLSAVFGVSALKKEGQDAVEDYIYENWIKE; the protein is encoded by the coding sequence ATGCCAAAGACGATTCAGTTCATTAAAAGCGCCGTTCTGGAAAAAGACTTCCCTGTACACAAGAAAGCTGAAGTAGCCATCGCTGGCCGCTCCAATGCCGGAAAGTCGTCTTTCATCAATGCCCTGACCAAAAACAAGATTGCGAAAGTCAGCTCCACGCCGGGTAAAACCCGTCTGCTCAATTTCTTTGAGCTGGATCAGTCCTATGTGATGGTGGATATGCCGGGTTACGGCTTTGCGGCACGTTCCGGTGATGAAATGCGTGAATGGCACCGCATGATTGAAACTTATCTGATGAACCGTGAACAACTTCGTGGACTGCTTCTGGTGATGGACATCCGTCGCTCGTGGACTGAAGACGAAGAGCTTTTGAAAGAGTTCTCTGAACGTCGTGGTTTCCCGCTGGCTGTGGTGCTGACCAAAGCCGACAAAATGTCACGCAGTCAGATGCTGCAGGCGGTGGCGAAAGTGAAGAAGGCCTCGGGCCTGAGTGCCGTGTTTGGTGTGTCTGCCCTGAAAAAAGAGGGCCAGGACGCGGTTGAAGACTACATCTATGAAAATTGGATAAAAGAATGA
- a CDS encoding cupin domain-containing protein, with product MISGALGAQGLFISHEILEPGKSSSAPHFHNGTDEVVFVTKGSVVAKEGSEELILLVGDSACFKAQSGLPHFISNQSSEVAEFVLIRSRLDQSDVVYG from the coding sequence GTGATCTCAGGTGCTTTGGGGGCTCAGGGGCTTTTTATTTCTCATGAGATATTGGAGCCTGGGAAGTCTTCATCGGCGCCTCACTTTCATAACGGCACGGATGAAGTGGTTTTCGTTACCAAAGGCAGTGTCGTTGCCAAGGAAGGTTCCGAAGAGCTGATCTTGCTGGTCGGTGACAGTGCTTGCTTTAAGGCTCAAAGTGGGTTGCCACATTTTATTTCTAATCAATCCAGTGAGGTGGCCGAGTTTGTTCTGATTCGTTCTCGTCTTGACCAATCCGATGTCGTTTATGGCTAA
- a CDS encoding helix-turn-helix domain-containing protein: MLDNNIQQLDWNKESLRDLRLRLGWSRSDLARRLHCSIGDIEAWEEGRRSVESSIRGDLEIILRQAEACSDEVKYTPAAENELDKNALEQIDFTRVKAELK, translated from the coding sequence ATGCTAGATAATAATATTCAGCAGCTTGATTGGAATAAAGAATCTCTCCGTGACCTCCGCCTGCGTTTGGGCTGGAGCCGATCCGATCTTGCCCGTCGTTTGCATTGTTCAATTGGTGACATCGAAGCTTGGGAAGAAGGACGCCGCTCTGTCGAGTCCTCCATCCGTGGCGATCTGGAGATCATTCTTCGTCAGGCGGAAGCTTGCAGCGATGAGGTCAAATACACTCCGGCTGCGGAAAACGAGCTGGATAAAAATGCCCTGGAACAAATCGATTTCACTCGCGTGAAAGCCGAATTGAAATAG
- a CDS encoding sigma 54-interacting transcriptional regulator: protein MSQAFLKTMDENPKTMSLQEFVTLGKDSQCQIQVQGEQVAERHARIEKKDQSYLIRDLRTPQGTYVNDARVMEAFLQEGDIIRLGEQEFLFLTQEETTTPFPIKSRNDVWNEELQALSNVAKTEFPVLILGPSGTGKDVIAQALHENSLRDKGPFVSVNCSALSETLIESELFGHVKGSFTGAINDRKGAFEAARGGTLFLDEIGDLSYSLQAKLLRALENNEIRPVGADRNVRTDVRIIAATHQNLSEKIREGLFRSDLYFRLNVVSVAPPALALRMEDFEELLYTFARKMRVRFSFGAIARLKKHPWPGNIRELKNLVSRAAALYPRIHITENHVEKLLDKTLLEKSEERVSNDMPVIKEIEKQMIIKRLQANKGNQRRTAQDLGMPKSTLHDRLKYYDIDITSFKV from the coding sequence ATGTCACAAGCATTTTTGAAAACAATGGACGAAAACCCCAAAACCATGTCTTTGCAGGAGTTCGTCACCCTGGGCAAAGACTCTCAGTGCCAGATTCAGGTCCAAGGTGAACAAGTGGCGGAACGCCACGCTCGCATCGAAAAGAAAGATCAATCATATTTGATCCGCGATCTGCGCACCCCGCAAGGCACCTATGTGAATGATGCCCGCGTGATGGAAGCGTTCCTGCAAGAAGGCGACATCATCAGGTTGGGGGAACAGGAATTCCTGTTCTTAACCCAGGAAGAGACCACCACCCCCTTCCCAATCAAAAGTCGCAACGATGTCTGGAATGAAGAACTGCAGGCTCTTTCCAACGTCGCCAAAACCGAGTTCCCGGTCCTGATTCTGGGCCCTTCCGGAACAGGCAAGGATGTCATTGCCCAGGCTCTGCATGAAAACAGCCTTCGCGACAAGGGCCCGTTCGTCAGCGTGAACTGCAGTGCCTTGAGCGAAACCCTGATTGAAAGTGAGCTTTTCGGTCACGTGAAAGGCAGCTTCACCGGCGCTATCAACGACCGCAAAGGGGCTTTTGAAGCCGCCCGCGGCGGCACATTGTTTCTGGATGAAATCGGGGATCTTTCCTACAGCCTGCAGGCCAAACTGCTGCGCGCCCTGGAAAACAACGAAATCCGCCCAGTGGGTGCGGATCGCAATGTCCGCACCGATGTTCGCATCATCGCCGCCACCCACCAGAATCTGTCTGAAAAAATCCGCGAAGGTCTGTTCCGGTCGGATCTTTATTTCCGCCTGAATGTGGTGTCGGTGGCGCCACCGGCTTTGGCTTTGCGCATGGAGGACTTTGAAGAGCTGCTTTACACCTTTGCCCGCAAAATGCGTGTGCGCTTCTCATTCGGCGCCATTGCCCGACTGAAAAAGCATCCATGGCCGGGGAATATTCGTGAATTGAAAAATCTGGTCAGTCGCGCAGCGGCTCTTTACCCGCGCATTCACATCACCGAAAACCACGTTGAAAAGCTACTGGACAAAACTCTTCTGGAAAAATCCGAAGAACGCGTCAGCAACGACATGCCGGTGATTAAAGAGATTGAAAAACAGATGATCATCAAACGCCTGCAGGCGAATAAAGGAAACCAGCGAAGAACGGCTCAGGATCTGGGCATGCCCAAAAGCACGCTGCATGACCGTTTGAAATACTATGACATCGATATCACGAGCTTTAAGGTTTAA
- a CDS encoding CTP synthase: protein MAKRKTTTKKVSTAKSTKKTLKQKFIFVTGGVVSSIGKGLTAASLGALLEGRGHKVTIMKFDPYLNVDPGTMSPLQHGEVYVTEDGAETDLDLGHYERFTSALMNRSNSVSTGQIYDTVLNRERRGDYLGGTVQVIPHITEEIKARIYEAAQGSEIILVEIGGTVGDIESQPFLEAIRQMRIDVGQENSVLVHVTYVPYIAAAGELKSKPTQHSVKELREIGLQPDFLVCRSEKVIDDNLKAKIGLFCSVKPENVIAAQDSRFIYEVPLALHREKLDELIVARLGLSAGKLNMKGWQNLVKILGNPSHTVKIGVVGKYVDLKESYKSLHEALVHGGVANNARVEIIYVDSEKVTDKTVHSLLGKVDGILVPGGFGTRGVEGKITAIKYAREKRVPFFGICFGMQLSAIEFARNVCGIKDATSREFHAENKRTGNFVIDSMAEQRGVINKGGTMRLGAFPCAIASGSRAYQVYKASSIMERHRHRFEFNNKYKDLFEKNGMMASGICKERDLVEIVELPDHPWFVGVQFHPEFKSKPLAPHPLFVHFVKASLKKK, encoded by the coding sequence ATGGCAAAGAGAAAGACCACCACAAAGAAGGTGTCGACAGCGAAGTCGACCAAGAAAACGTTGAAGCAAAAATTTATTTTTGTCACCGGGGGCGTTGTTTCCTCGATTGGCAAAGGACTGACAGCAGCCAGCCTTGGTGCTTTGCTGGAAGGCCGCGGTCACAAAGTGACCATCATGAAATTTGATCCTTATTTGAACGTGGATCCTGGCACAATGTCGCCATTGCAGCACGGTGAAGTTTATGTGACTGAAGATGGGGCGGAAACCGATCTGGATCTGGGGCACTATGAGCGTTTCACATCCGCTTTGATGAACCGCTCAAACTCTGTTTCCACCGGTCAGATCTATGACACGGTTTTGAACCGCGAGCGTCGCGGGGACTACCTGGGTGGCACTGTGCAGGTCATTCCGCACATCACGGAAGAAATCAAAGCTCGTATCTATGAAGCCGCTCAGGGCAGTGAAATCATTCTGGTTGAAATCGGCGGGACAGTCGGGGATATCGAAAGTCAGCCGTTCCTGGAAGCCATTCGTCAGATGCGTATCGATGTGGGTCAGGAAAACTCTGTGCTGGTGCATGTGACTTATGTGCCGTACATCGCGGCGGCGGGTGAATTGAAATCCAAGCCGACTCAGCACTCAGTGAAAGAGCTGCGTGAAATCGGTTTGCAACCCGACTTCCTGGTCTGCCGCAGTGAAAAAGTCATTGATGACAATCTGAAGGCCAAAATCGGTCTGTTCTGTTCCGTGAAACCGGAAAATGTTATCGCCGCTCAGGACAGTCGTTTTATCTATGAAGTCCCTCTGGCTTTGCACAGAGAAAAGCTGGATGAACTGATCGTGGCACGTCTGGGCCTTTCTGCTGGCAAGTTGAACATGAAAGGCTGGCAGAATCTGGTGAAGATTCTGGGGAACCCAAGTCATACTGTGAAAATCGGCGTGGTTGGCAAGTATGTCGATTTGAAGGAATCCTACAAATCCCTGCATGAAGCCTTGGTTCACGGTGGCGTTGCCAACAATGCCCGCGTGGAAATCATTTACGTGGATTCCGAAAAGGTCACCGACAAGACTGTGCACTCTTTATTGGGCAAGGTCGACGGCATTCTGGTGCCGGGGGGCTTCGGCACCCGTGGTGTGGAAGGCAAGATCACTGCCATCAAGTATGCCCGTGAAAAGCGGGTTCCATTCTTCGGTATCTGTTTTGGTATGCAATTGTCGGCGATTGAGTTTGCGCGCAACGTGTGTGGTATCAAAGATGCCACCAGCCGTGAATTCCATGCTGAAAACAAACGCACTGGCAACTTCGTGATTGATTCCATGGCCGAGCAGCGCGGAGTGATCAACAAGGGTGGCACCATGCGCCTGGGCGCTTTCCCATGCGCTATTGCCTCCGGCTCGCGCGCCTATCAGGTGTACAAGGCGTCGTCCATTATGGAACGTCACCGTCACCGTTTTGAGTTCAACAACAAGTATAAAGACTTGTTTGAAAAGAACGGCATGATGGCTTCCGGTATCTGCAAAGAACGTGACCTGGTCGAGATTGTGGAACTTCCTGATCACCCATGGTTTGTCGGCGTGCAGTTCCATCCGGAATTCAAATCAAAGCCCTTGGCTCCGCACCCTCTCTTCGTGCATTTTGTTAAAGCAAGCCTGAAGAAGAAGTAA
- a CDS encoding flagellar basal body-associated FliL family protein, translated as MAEQENTTKVEEEIKDGAPEGEAEDLMSLESLDSALAEADPEFAQSLNEIGPDMAGDALIYEEGIELEYTLAEEEKLWQSATGFRKKLLKILPFLPRISYKVKMKRTVMRLSWRKFKEQLRHRIVNGGPLLLAWAKRTAQGFRSGLGEFMATFKSFSLVKKLALVGLLVVTAGAGVVLYRLATKGLIPQHEDLFIHSMADWSSQKYQYDPKTEVESFYDSTRAAQNVFLMQRMVVNLRRSAESGTNPMGAFEFYVEGAASDVVVEIKDREAEVEDLFLRTIEEMTFDQAASGEGKQELCERLRKEVNKILTKGYVRRIFIKTAIVKP; from the coding sequence TTGGCTGAACAGGAAAACACGACCAAGGTAGAGGAAGAGATCAAGGACGGCGCTCCGGAAGGGGAAGCTGAGGATTTGATGTCCCTTGAGTCCTTGGACTCTGCACTGGCGGAAGCAGACCCCGAGTTTGCTCAGTCGCTGAATGAAATCGGCCCCGATATGGCCGGTGATGCCTTGATTTACGAAGAAGGCATCGAGCTTGAATACACCCTCGCAGAAGAAGAAAAGCTGTGGCAGTCCGCGACCGGATTCCGGAAGAAGCTTTTGAAGATTCTGCCCTTCCTTCCGCGCATTTCCTATAAAGTAAAAATGAAGCGCACCGTGATGCGCTTAAGTTGGAGAAAGTTCAAAGAGCAGCTTCGTCATCGCATTGTGAATGGCGGACCGCTTCTGCTGGCGTGGGCGAAAAGAACTGCCCAGGGCTTTAGATCCGGCCTTGGCGAATTCATGGCGACCTTTAAGTCGTTTTCGCTGGTTAAAAAACTTGCATTGGTGGGCTTGCTGGTGGTGACGGCGGGGGCTGGTGTGGTGCTTTATCGTCTGGCCACGAAAGGTCTGATTCCTCAGCACGAGGATCTGTTCATTCATTCGATGGCGGACTGGTCCTCGCAGAAATATCAATACGATCCCAAAACCGAAGTGGAATCCTTCTATGACTCCACCCGTGCCGCGCAAAACGTGTTTCTGATGCAAAGAATGGTGGTGAATTTGCGCCGTTCCGCAGAGTCCGGCACCAATCCCATGGGGGCTTTTGAGTTCTATGTGGAAGGCGCGGCCTCTGATGTCGTTGTCGAAATCAAAGACCGCGAAGCGGAAGTGGAAGACCTGTTCCTGAGAACGATCGAGGAGATGACTTTCGATCAGGCCGCCTCAGGGGAGGGCAAACAAGAGCTTTGCGAACGTCTGCGCAAAGAAGTGAACAAGATCCTGACCAAGGGTTACGTGCGCCGGATCTTTATCAAAACCGCGATCGTTAAACCTTAA
- a CDS encoding catalase, with translation MKKTLTTSAGIPISENQHSLTSGPRGPVALQDYHLIEKLAHFNRERIPERVVHAKGSGAYGTFTVTHDITRFTKAAIFSKIGKKTEAFLRFSTVAGEKGSADTERDPRGFALKFYTEEGNWDIVGNNTPVFFERDPLKFPDFIHSQKRDPQTGYKNPVRMWDYWSKAPEALHQITILFSDRGIPDGYRFMNGYGSHTFSFINDKNERVWVKFHFKSMQGIKNLPVAKAVELAGTDPDYAGRDLFEAIERKEFPRWALKVQIMTERQAEQFRFDPFDLTKVWPHSEFPLLDVGILELNRNPENYFAEVEQAAFSPSNVPPGVGFSPDKMLQGRLFAYPDAQRYRLGVNYQYLPVNRPHSEVNSYHRDGSMRFDGNGGRQDNYEPNGFGGPVQNESFKDPALNLSGTLDRHDSHKDNDDFTQAGNLYRMLSEEEKDRLTSNIAGTMKTISEDLQTKNIEHFKRCDPDYGGRIAAKLGLD, from the coding sequence ATGAAAAAGACACTCACAACATCCGCAGGCATTCCCATTTCTGAAAACCAGCACAGCCTTACTTCCGGCCCGCGCGGCCCGGTGGCTTTGCAGGACTATCACCTGATTGAAAAGCTCGCGCACTTCAACCGCGAGCGCATTCCAGAGCGCGTGGTTCATGCCAAGGGCTCTGGCGCCTATGGCACCTTCACCGTCACTCATGACATCACGCGCTTCACCAAAGCGGCGATCTTTTCAAAGATCGGCAAAAAGACCGAAGCCTTCCTGCGCTTTTCAACTGTCGCAGGAGAAAAAGGTTCCGCAGATACCGAGCGCGACCCGCGCGGCTTTGCCTTAAAGTTCTATACCGAAGAAGGCAACTGGGACATCGTGGGCAACAACACGCCGGTCTTCTTTGAACGAGATCCCTTGAAGTTCCCGGACTTCATCCACTCGCAGAAACGCGATCCGCAAACAGGATATAAAAACCCGGTGCGTATGTGGGATTACTGGTCCAAAGCTCCTGAAGCTTTGCACCAGATCACGATCTTATTCAGTGATCGCGGAATCCCAGATGGCTATCGCTTTATGAATGGCTACGGTAGCCACACGTTCAGCTTTATCAATGATAAAAACGAACGCGTGTGGGTGAAGTTCCACTTCAAATCCATGCAAGGGATCAAAAATCTTCCTGTCGCCAAAGCCGTCGAACTGGCGGGAACTGATCCGGATTATGCCGGTCGCGATCTATTCGAGGCGATTGAAAGAAAGGAATTCCCACGCTGGGCTTTGAAGGTTCAAATTATGACTGAACGTCAGGCCGAACAATTCCGGTTTGATCCGTTTGATCTTACCAAGGTGTGGCCACACAGCGAATTCCCACTGTTGGATGTCGGGATTCTTGAGCTGAACAGAAATCCGGAAAACTATTTTGCTGAAGTCGAACAAGCCGCCTTTTCACCAAGCAACGTCCCACCGGGCGTGGGTTTTTCACCGGATAAGATGCTGCAAGGACGACTGTTCGCCTATCCGGATGCCCAACGCTATCGCCTGGGGGTAAACTATCAGTACCTGCCAGTGAATCGCCCGCACTCGGAAGTAAACAGTTATCACCGCGATGGCAGCATGAGATTCGACGGCAACGGAGGAAGACAGGACAACTATGAACCCAATGGTTTTGGCGGTCCGGTACAGAACGAAAGCTTCAAAGACCCTGCCTTGAATTTGTCAGGCACTCTGGATCGTCATGACTCCCACAAAGACAATGACGACTTCACGCAGGCCGGAAATTTGTATCGAATGCTCAGCGAAGAAGAAAAAGACCGTTTAACATCCAACATCGCAGGCACGATGAAAACCATTTCAGAGGACCTGCAAACCAAAAACATAGAACACTTCAAGAGATGCGATCCGGATTATGGCGGCCGCATCGCCGCCAAATTGGGATTAGACTAA
- a CDS encoding ankyrin repeat domain-containing protein: MRTWADYLKTAQTEDPVFEAVRQNDYSQVMTYLKNLGNPDLKNHKGHSLLMLAAYNGHLSLVSLLISCRADVNSRDNSGNTILMGVAFKGHDKIARQLLRAGADLNARNPKGQTALSFAEAFGRDDLVRLFNELQSEPPAPGSRLWRRLQALSHFFIPARG, from the coding sequence ATGAGAACGTGGGCAGACTATCTTAAGACGGCACAAACCGAAGACCCGGTTTTTGAGGCCGTTCGCCAAAATGACTACAGCCAGGTAATGACTTATCTGAAGAATCTGGGAAATCCCGACTTGAAAAACCACAAGGGCCACTCCCTGCTGATGCTGGCCGCCTATAATGGCCACCTTTCCCTGGTAAGTCTGCTGATCTCCTGTCGCGCCGACGTCAATTCGCGCGACAACAGTGGCAATACCATCCTTATGGGCGTGGCTTTTAAGGGCCATGACAAAATCGCCCGCCAGCTGCTCCGAGCCGGCGCCGACCTGAATGCCCGCAACCCCAAGGGGCAGACTGCTTTGAGCTTTGCCGAAGCCTTTGGCCGCGACGATCTGGTGCGACTGTTCAATGAGCTTCAATCTGAACCACCCGCCCCAGGATCACGCCTCTGGCGCCGTCTGCAGGCTTTATCCCATTTCTTCATCCCCGCACGAGGTTAA